In Streptomyces chartreusis NRRL 3882, the following are encoded in one genomic region:
- a CDS encoding acyl-CoA dehydrogenase family protein: MSASTTPSSRPAVTEREAREVAEAAREQHWRKPSFAKELFLGRFRLDLIHPHPLPADEAAQRGEEFLAKLRDFVETKVDGALIEREARIPDEVIDGLKELGAFGMKIDTKYGGLGLTQVYYNKALSLAGSASPAIGVLLSAHQSIGVPQPLKLFGTQEQKERFLPRCARTDISAFLLTEPDVGSDPARLATTAVPDGDDYVLDGVKLWTTNGVVADLLVVMARVPRSEGHKGGITAFVVETNSPGVTVENRNAFMGLRGIENGVTRFHQVRVPAANRVGEEGQGLKIALTTLNTGRLSLPASCVAAGKWCLKIAREWSAAREQWGKPVAHHEAVGSKISFIAATTFALEAVTDLASQMADEDRNDIRIEGALAKLYASEMAWTMADELVQIRGGRGFETAESLRARGERGVPAEQLLRDLRINRIFEGSTEIMHLLIAREAVDAHLSVAGDLIDPEKSLGEKARAGANAGVFYAKWLPKLVAGPGQLPATYGEFKHGVDLSGHLRYVERTARKLARSTFYAMSRWQGRMESKQGFLGRIVDIGAELFAMSAACVRAELLRSQGDHGREAYQLADVFCRQSRIRIEELFNRLWTNTDDLDRKVVKGVLSGTYEWLEHGIVDPSGEGPWIADATPGPSQKENVHRPIR, from the coding sequence ATGTCCGCTTCCACCACCCCCTCTTCCCGTCCCGCCGTCACCGAGCGGGAGGCCCGTGAGGTGGCGGAGGCCGCCCGGGAACAGCACTGGCGCAAGCCCAGCTTCGCCAAGGAGCTCTTCCTCGGCCGCTTCCGGCTCGACCTCATCCACCCCCACCCCCTCCCGGCCGACGAGGCGGCCCAGCGCGGCGAGGAGTTCCTCGCCAAGCTCCGCGACTTCGTCGAGACGAAGGTCGACGGGGCGCTGATCGAGCGCGAGGCCCGGATCCCCGACGAGGTGATCGACGGGCTGAAGGAGCTCGGCGCCTTCGGCATGAAGATCGACACCAAGTACGGCGGGCTCGGCCTCACCCAGGTGTACTACAACAAGGCCCTCTCGCTGGCCGGCTCCGCAAGCCCGGCGATCGGCGTGCTGCTCTCCGCACACCAGTCGATCGGCGTGCCGCAGCCGCTGAAGCTGTTCGGCACGCAGGAACAGAAGGAGCGCTTCCTGCCGCGCTGCGCGCGCACGGACATCAGCGCCTTCCTCCTCACCGAGCCCGACGTCGGCTCCGACCCGGCCCGCCTCGCCACCACCGCCGTGCCCGACGGGGACGACTACGTCCTCGACGGCGTGAAGCTGTGGACCACCAACGGCGTCGTCGCCGACCTGCTGGTCGTCATGGCCCGGGTCCCGAGGAGCGAGGGCCACAAGGGCGGCATCACCGCCTTCGTCGTGGAGACCAACTCGCCCGGCGTCACCGTCGAGAACCGCAACGCCTTCATGGGCCTGCGCGGCATCGAGAACGGCGTCACCCGCTTCCACCAGGTCCGCGTCCCGGCCGCCAACCGCGTCGGCGAGGAGGGTCAGGGCCTGAAGATCGCCCTGACCACGCTCAACACCGGACGGCTCTCCCTGCCCGCCTCCTGCGTCGCGGCCGGCAAGTGGTGCCTGAAGATCGCCCGGGAGTGGTCGGCGGCCCGCGAGCAGTGGGGCAAGCCCGTCGCGCACCACGAGGCGGTCGGCTCCAAGATCTCCTTCATCGCGGCCACCACCTTCGCCCTGGAGGCCGTGACGGACCTGGCCTCGCAGATGGCCGACGAGGACCGCAACGACATCCGCATCGAAGGCGCCCTCGCCAAGTTGTACGCCTCGGAGATGGCGTGGACGATGGCCGACGAACTCGTCCAGATCCGCGGCGGCCGCGGCTTCGAGACGGCCGAGTCCCTCCGGGCCCGCGGCGAGCGCGGCGTCCCCGCCGAGCAGCTCCTGCGCGACCTGCGGATCAACCGCATCTTCGAGGGCTCCACGGAGATCATGCACCTCCTCATCGCCCGCGAGGCCGTCGACGCCCACCTCTCGGTCGCCGGCGACCTCATCGACCCCGAGAAGTCCCTGGGGGAGAAGGCCCGAGCCGGCGCCAACGCGGGCGTCTTCTACGCCAAGTGGCTGCCCAAGCTGGTCGCCGGCCCCGGCCAGCTCCCGGCGACGTACGGCGAGTTCAAACACGGCGTGGACCTCTCCGGGCATCTGCGCTACGTCGAGCGCACCGCCCGCAAGCTCGCCCGCTCCACCTTCTACGCCATGTCCCGCTGGCAGGGCCGGATGGAGTCCAAGCAGGGCTTCCTCGGCCGGATCGTCGACATCGGCGCCGAACTGTTCGCCATGAGCGCGGCCTGCGTACGGGCCGAGCTGCTGCGCAGCCAGGGCGACCACGGCCGCGAGGCCTACCAGCTGGCCGACGTCTTCTGCCGCCAGTCCCGCATCAGGATCGAGGAGCTCTTCAACCGCCTGTGGACCAACACCGACGACCTCGACCGCAAGGTCGTCAAGGGCGTCCTGTCGGGCACGTACGAGTGGCTGGAGCACGGCATCGTCGACCCGTCGGGCGAGGGACCGTGGATCGCGGACGCGACACCGGGACCGTCCCAGAAGGAGAACGTCCACCGGCCGATCCGGTAA
- a CDS encoding LacI family DNA-binding transcriptional regulator, protein MVTLAEVAQHAGVSASTVSYVLSGKRSISANTRQRVERSIRELGYHPNAGARALASSRSNIIALMVPLRTDMYVPVMMEIAIAVATAARTHGYDVLLLTGEEGPDAVRRVAGSGLADGMILMDVELDDERLPLLRATDQPSVLIGLPADTTGLTCVDLDFRATGALCVEHLAKQGHQDIAVIGEAPAVYERHTGFAERTLDGLRSRSRELGVRLLHRPCDGGYDAMAVTLARILDERPGTTGIIVQNESAVEPLLALLRQQGRAVPEDVSVVAICPDQVATQASVRLTSVALPAQEMGRHAVEHLVAKFEGRGSDEVVLIAPELTVRGSTGPAPARP, encoded by the coding sequence ATGGTCACCCTCGCCGAGGTCGCCCAGCACGCCGGAGTCTCGGCGAGCACGGTGAGCTATGTCCTCAGCGGCAAGCGGTCCATCTCCGCGAACACCCGGCAGCGGGTCGAGCGGAGCATCCGCGAGCTCGGGTACCACCCGAACGCCGGGGCCCGTGCCCTGGCCAGCAGCAGGTCGAACATCATCGCGCTGATGGTCCCGCTGCGCACGGACATGTACGTGCCCGTGATGATGGAGATCGCCATCGCGGTGGCCACCGCCGCGCGGACGCACGGATACGACGTGCTGCTGCTCACCGGCGAGGAGGGCCCGGACGCGGTGCGCCGCGTCGCCGGGAGCGGGCTCGCCGACGGGATGATCCTGATGGACGTCGAACTCGACGACGAGCGGCTGCCCCTGCTGCGTGCGACGGACCAGCCGTCCGTGCTGATCGGGCTGCCCGCCGACACCACCGGCCTGACCTGCGTCGACCTCGACTTCCGGGCGACGGGCGCGCTGTGCGTGGAGCACCTGGCGAAGCAGGGGCACCAGGACATCGCTGTCATCGGCGAGGCCCCGGCCGTCTACGAGCGGCACACGGGCTTCGCCGAGCGCACCCTCGACGGGCTCCGGTCCCGCTCCCGGGAGCTGGGCGTGCGGCTGCTGCACCGGCCGTGCGACGGCGGGTACGACGCGATGGCCGTGACGCTCGCCCGGATCCTCGACGAACGCCCGGGGACCACGGGGATCATCGTGCAGAACGAGTCGGCGGTCGAGCCGCTGCTCGCGCTGCTGCGGCAGCAGGGCCGGGCCGTGCCGGAGGACGTGTCGGTGGTCGCGATCTGCCCCGACCAGGTCGCGACGCAGGCATCGGTGCGGCTCACGTCGGTCGCCCTCCCCGCGCAGGAGATGGGCCGGCACGCCGTGGAACACCTGGTCGCCAAGTTCGAGGGGCGCGGCAGCGACGAGGTCGTGCTGATCGCGCCGGAGCTGACGGTCCGGGGCAGCACGGGACCGGCGCCCGCCCGGCCGTAG
- a CDS encoding TIM-barrel domain-containing protein, whose translation MNQPAETQPQVSLAQSSPTVGTFRERGGALEWSGRQETVRIEPWGPDAVRVRARLGGPVLEGLPGALLDEAPATPSTVKIEDGRGQLTVGALTVEVTAEGLVRFLRTDDSAELLAEDRAHFWWPGSRLYTAVGNGHHRLEQRFAAYDDEKLYGLGQHQHGRLDQKGLVLDLVQRNAEVGIPVLTSSRGYTLLWNNPAIGRVELAHNGTRWVADSARQIDYWITAGDPATAQRRYSAVTGRTPMLPEWAAGFWQCKLRYRTQDELMAVAREYKRRGLPISAIVCDFFHWTHLGDWKFDLKEWPDPAAMVRELDELGIKLVVSVWPSVSPLSENHPVLEQRGWFIGTQYGPMAHADWPDKEVASTVQVAFYDATNPDAREFVWSKVKENYLDPYGITAFWLDACEPELKPGFQENLRYWAGPGLEVGNMYPAENARTFYEGLVATGEEEVVSLNRSAWAGSQRYGAALWSGDIGTDFPTLRRQIAAGLNTALSGIPWWNTDIGGFHGGDPDDPAYREVMVRWFQFGALSPLMRLHGFRDPGMPLGPEMTGGPNEVWSYGEEAGAVLEKYLRLRERLKPYVLRVMREAHEEGLPVMRPLFLEFPDDQATWSVDDSYLFGPDLLVAPVLTAGATARTAYLPAGASWTDAWTGETYEGGRSVTVDAPLDRIPLFLRDGARLPVAE comes from the coding sequence GTGAATCAGCCTGCTGAAACCCAGCCCCAGGTGAGTCTGGCGCAGTCCTCCCCCACCGTCGGCACGTTCCGTGAGCGGGGCGGCGCGCTGGAGTGGAGCGGCCGTCAGGAGACCGTACGGATCGAGCCGTGGGGCCCGGACGCGGTCCGGGTGCGGGCCCGGCTCGGCGGCCCGGTGCTCGAAGGGCTCCCGGGCGCACTCCTCGACGAGGCCCCCGCCACGCCGTCCACGGTGAAGATCGAGGACGGGCGCGGGCAGCTGACCGTCGGCGCGCTCACCGTCGAGGTGACCGCCGAGGGCCTGGTCCGCTTCCTGCGGACGGACGACTCCGCCGAGCTGCTCGCCGAGGACCGCGCCCACTTCTGGTGGCCCGGGTCCCGCCTCTACACGGCCGTCGGCAACGGCCACCACCGCCTGGAGCAGCGCTTCGCCGCGTACGACGACGAGAAGCTGTACGGCCTCGGGCAGCACCAGCACGGGCGCCTGGACCAGAAGGGACTGGTCCTCGACCTGGTCCAGCGCAACGCCGAGGTCGGCATCCCGGTGCTGACCTCCAGCCGCGGCTACACCCTGCTGTGGAACAACCCGGCGATCGGGCGCGTGGAGCTGGCGCACAACGGCACGCGGTGGGTCGCCGACTCGGCCCGGCAGATCGACTACTGGATCACGGCGGGCGACCCGGCCACCGCCCAGCGCCGCTACAGCGCGGTGACCGGCCGGACGCCGATGCTGCCGGAGTGGGCGGCGGGCTTCTGGCAGTGCAAGCTGCGCTACCGCACGCAGGACGAACTCATGGCGGTGGCCCGCGAGTACAAGCGGCGCGGCCTGCCCATCTCGGCGATCGTCTGCGACTTCTTCCACTGGACGCACCTGGGCGACTGGAAGTTCGACCTCAAGGAGTGGCCGGACCCGGCGGCGATGGTGCGGGAGCTGGACGAGCTCGGCATCAAGCTGGTGGTGAGCGTCTGGCCCTCGGTGTCGCCGCTCAGCGAGAACCACCCGGTCCTGGAGCAGCGCGGCTGGTTCATCGGCACCCAGTACGGCCCGATGGCGCACGCCGACTGGCCCGACAAGGAGGTGGCGTCCACGGTCCAGGTGGCCTTCTACGACGCCACCAACCCGGACGCACGGGAGTTCGTGTGGTCGAAGGTGAAGGAGAACTACCTCGACCCGTACGGCATCACGGCATTCTGGCTGGACGCCTGCGAGCCGGAGCTGAAGCCGGGCTTCCAGGAGAACCTGCGCTACTGGGCGGGCCCCGGCCTGGAGGTCGGCAACATGTACCCGGCCGAGAACGCCCGCACGTTCTACGAGGGCCTCGTCGCCACCGGCGAGGAGGAGGTCGTCAGCCTCAACCGCTCGGCGTGGGCGGGCAGCCAGCGCTACGGCGCCGCCCTGTGGTCCGGGGACATCGGCACCGACTTCCCGACCCTGCGCCGCCAGATCGCGGCCGGCCTCAACACCGCGCTGTCGGGCATCCCGTGGTGGAACACCGACATCGGCGGCTTCCACGGCGGCGACCCGGACGACCCGGCGTACCGGGAGGTGATGGTCCGCTGGTTCCAGTTCGGCGCGCTGTCCCCGCTGATGCGTCTGCACGGCTTCCGCGACCCGGGCATGCCGCTGGGCCCGGAGATGACCGGCGGCCCGAACGAGGTGTGGTCGTACGGCGAGGAGGCCGGGGCCGTCCTGGAGAAGTACCTGCGGCTGCGCGAGCGCCTGAAGCCGTACGTCCTGCGTGTCATGCGCGAGGCCCACGAGGAGGGCCTGCCGGTGATGCGGCCGCTGTTCCTGGAGTTCCCGGACGACCAGGCCACCTGGTCGGTCGACGACTCCTACCTCTTCGGCCCCGACCTGCTGGTCGCCCCGGTGCTCACCGCCGGCGCCACCGCCCGCACGGCCTACCTCCCTGCGGGTGCGAGCTGGACGGACGCGTGGACGGGTGAGACGTACGAGGGCGGTCGGTCCGTGACCGTCGACGCCCCGCTGGACCGCATCCCGCTGTTTCTGCGGGACGGGGCGCGGCTGCCCGTAGCGGAGTAG
- a CDS encoding sulfotransferase family protein has protein sequence MSTSPLALTLANLLLRPGFGSRRDPDRIFDRIVVEAGEAPVDREFVDGFRSLLRWWAKADRLTPVGWQSAQVHVRRHLTNRARVLRLIAEHPEIEREPIEKPVFVVGLPRTATTVTHSVLSISDEHRCPLLWELLGPDLELPPRQRREAITAGRRLVQGTNLFAPRFRDIHAMAAEGPEECTFALPHALMPFSQARIPEYETWHRERDFVADYRYLKQVYQVLQYGRPRRRWVLKSPMHLENLDALRTVFPDATIVWCHRDPVTVVASFCSLIEHGMAVSTRPLDLPGIGATWLGLLSRAMTRGLAARAAIPAEQLVDAPYSWLGSDPATGAPKLYAAVGAPWTEADAARLPAAVARPKGARKHTYDLSRYGLSRADVESAFAEYDALRAEVDRA, from the coding sequence GTGTCCACGTCTCCGCTCGCCCTCACGCTGGCGAATCTGTTGCTGCGGCCGGGCTTCGGCTCCCGTCGTGACCCGGACCGGATCTTCGACCGCATCGTGGTGGAGGCCGGTGAGGCGCCGGTGGACCGGGAGTTCGTCGACGGCTTCCGGTCGCTGCTGAGGTGGTGGGCGAAGGCCGATCGGCTGACCCCGGTCGGCTGGCAGTCGGCGCAGGTGCACGTGCGCCGGCATCTCACCAACCGGGCCCGTGTCCTGCGGCTGATCGCCGAGCATCCGGAGATCGAGCGGGAGCCGATCGAGAAGCCGGTGTTCGTCGTGGGGCTGCCGCGCACCGCCACCACGGTCACGCACTCGGTGCTGTCGATCTCGGACGAGCACCGGTGTCCCCTGCTGTGGGAACTGCTCGGGCCCGACCTGGAGTTGCCGCCCCGGCAGCGGCGCGAGGCCATCACGGCCGGGCGCCGGCTGGTGCAGGGCACGAACCTCTTCGCACCGCGTTTCCGCGACATCCACGCGATGGCCGCCGAGGGCCCCGAGGAGTGCACCTTCGCGCTGCCGCACGCCCTGATGCCGTTCTCCCAGGCCCGCATCCCCGAGTACGAGACGTGGCACCGCGAGCGGGACTTCGTGGCCGACTACCGGTACCTCAAGCAGGTCTACCAGGTGCTCCAGTACGGCCGTCCGCGCCGCCGCTGGGTGCTGAAGTCCCCCATGCACCTGGAGAACCTGGACGCGCTGCGCACGGTGTTCCCCGACGCCACGATCGTGTGGTGCCACCGCGATCCGGTCACCGTCGTGGCGTCGTTCTGCTCGCTGATCGAGCACGGCATGGCCGTCAGCACCCGCCCGCTCGACCTGCCCGGCATCGGGGCGACCTGGCTGGGCCTGCTGAGCCGGGCCATGACACGCGGTCTCGCGGCCCGGGCCGCCATCCCGGCGGAGCAGCTGGTGGACGCCCCCTACTCCTGGCTCGGGTCCGACCCCGCCACCGGCGCCCCGAAGCTCTACGCGGCCGTCGGCGCCCCCTGGACCGAGGCCGACGCCGCCCGGCTCCCGGCCGCCGTAGCCCGCCCCAAGGGCGCCCGCAAGCACACCTACGACCTGTCCCGCTACGGCCTGAGCCGCGCCGACGTCGAGTCGGCGTTCGCCGAGTACGACGCGCTGCGGGCCGAGGTCGACCGCGCCTGA
- a CDS encoding glycoside hydrolase family 12 protein: protein MATSTLSRITKVLLAPALALGATVGLASAPASAAVWNSCDQWGQTNLNGYTLYNNIWGSGAGSQCIWANSGTNWGVWANHPNTGGIKSYPNQTKAINKSITSLGSLSSSYNVSVPSSGAYNTSYDIWDTDHDYEIMLWVNKTGPVGPIGSSQGSVSLGGHSWNVFKGTNGANEVFSFIRTSNSSSGTVNILPILKWIKDTKKWMGNETIGDVQFGYEITSSSGGLNFTTNNLTVSSS from the coding sequence ATGGCAACAAGCACACTGAGCAGGATCACCAAGGTCCTGCTGGCCCCGGCCCTCGCGCTCGGTGCCACCGTCGGTCTCGCCTCCGCCCCCGCCTCCGCCGCCGTCTGGAACTCCTGCGACCAGTGGGGCCAGACCAACCTGAACGGCTACACGCTCTACAACAACATCTGGGGCTCCGGTGCCGGCAGCCAGTGCATCTGGGCCAACTCCGGCACCAACTGGGGCGTGTGGGCCAACCACCCCAACACCGGCGGCATCAAGTCCTACCCGAACCAGACCAAGGCGATCAACAAGTCGATCACCTCGCTGGGCTCGCTGTCCAGCAGCTACAACGTCAGCGTCCCGTCGTCCGGCGCGTACAACACGTCGTACGACATCTGGGACACGGACCACGACTACGAGATCATGCTGTGGGTCAACAAGACCGGGCCCGTCGGCCCGATCGGCAGCTCGCAGGGCAGCGTCAGCCTCGGCGGCCACTCCTGGAACGTCTTCAAGGGCACCAACGGCGCCAACGAGGTGTTCTCCTTCATCCGCACCTCCAACTCCAGTTCCGGCACCGTGAACATCCTGCCGATCCTGAAGTGGATCAAGGACACCAAGAAGTGGATGGGCAACGAGACCATCGGTGACGTGCAGTTCGGCTACGAGATCACCTCGTCGTCCGGCGGTCTGAACTTCACGACCAACAACCTGACGGTCAGCAGCAGCTGA